In Planctomycetota bacterium, one genomic interval encodes:
- the fliD gene encoding flagellar filament capping protein FliD, with translation PIQTLQGRIAQTSSVQIALTSFSTRLNALKNFGTDLRKPSTFEAVTAASTNEQVVGVSASIGAPEGRYAVNVRSLVQTQQSITSGFASRDSVLTAGTLTLEVGDNSLLRETQLSELNDGLGVTPGKFRVTDRAGNATIFDTAQYATLDDLADAINFDLEIDVTADVERGALVLRDQTGGSGTLRVRDLGDGTAAADLGITEETRSSATSSEIVGGGGKSLTVTDGEVVNAARALDITTLNGGSPWPDGPAEELNVELRDGSTFDVFTGSVSTIGDLVDAFNSAAGGRAVMSLNADTGQIVIDDQTTGVGQFEISNANSANVATLLGIDQQLAVGQSTITATNVAFDGAAIRTDLLATKVDALDDPNRAGSALTGGLRGGAGISAGTFTITDRDGNSASIDATTPWLDDILEDINESGIGVNARLNDAGTGIVLEDTTGGTGTLTIADTSGTAAADLNIAGSYVVADGNVVDSGNLQQAFVDETALLATYDLGDDIGTGTIQFTDSAGATADLDLSVGIFEDLGDVIDAVNGLGIGISARLNDNGDGLLIEDTAGGTGPLVIEDSEGTSAEALRIAGSFDAGQADGSFEVKIEVEAGDTLEDVRDKINQLGYGVRAELVSDGDPDNPWRLSLTARDSGTAGAFSFDGGDTGLSARSIVEASDAVVFVGGGDGQPPLTVTSTSNTIENVLPGVTLDLRSTTAGESVEISVVSDQDGLLEDVNGMITAFNALRDEIDENSGYNEETDQRGRLLGEPSVSRAEAVVYGLVSRVYNPGEAQYRILADVGIRLGEGAKLELDEEKFRAALADDPDAVASLFTATDEDGVGTGFGHQLQNAIGELTDPVDGTVTRAGEVLEERVAAFEEQIAAIEEQVLVKEARLQQQFLDMELALGELQFQQQQLSAIPTFQPVQNNNDGN, from the coding sequence CCCGATCCAGACGCTGCAGGGGCGAATCGCGCAGACCAGCTCCGTCCAGATCGCCCTGACGAGCTTCTCGACGCGGCTCAACGCGCTCAAGAACTTCGGCACCGACCTTCGCAAGCCCAGCACCTTCGAGGCGGTCACCGCTGCCAGCACGAACGAGCAGGTCGTCGGCGTCTCGGCCTCAATCGGCGCGCCAGAAGGCCGGTACGCCGTCAACGTCCGCTCGCTGGTGCAGACCCAGCAGTCGATCACCAGCGGCTTCGCGAGCCGCGACTCGGTGCTCACGGCCGGCACGTTGACGCTGGAGGTCGGCGACAACTCGCTGCTCCGCGAGACGCAGCTTTCGGAGCTCAACGACGGCCTAGGCGTCACGCCGGGCAAGTTCCGCGTGACCGACCGCGCGGGCAACGCGACGATCTTCGACACCGCTCAGTACGCCACGCTCGACGACCTGGCCGACGCGATCAACTTTGACCTCGAGATTGACGTGACCGCCGACGTCGAGCGCGGGGCGCTGGTCCTGCGCGACCAGACCGGCGGCTCAGGAACCCTCCGAGTCCGCGACCTCGGCGACGGCACCGCAGCGGCCGATCTCGGCATCACCGAAGAGACCCGCAGCTCTGCCACCAGCTCCGAAATCGTCGGCGGCGGTGGAAAGTCGCTGACCGTCACGGACGGCGAGGTCGTCAACGCCGCAAGGGCACTGGACATCACCACGCTTAACGGCGGCAGCCCCTGGCCGGACGGGCCGGCGGAAGAGCTGAACGTCGAGCTGCGTGACGGCTCGACCTTCGACGTCTTTACCGGCAGCGTCTCCACCATCGGCGACCTCGTCGACGCGTTCAACTCCGCAGCCGGCGGACGCGCGGTCATGTCGCTCAACGCCGACACCGGCCAAATCGTCATCGACGACCAGACAACCGGCGTCGGCCAGTTCGAGATCAGCAATGCCAACTCGGCCAACGTCGCAACGCTGCTCGGCATCGATCAGCAACTCGCCGTCGGCCAGTCCACGATCACGGCCACCAACGTCGCCTTCGACGGCGCGGCCATCCGGACCGATCTGCTCGCGACCAAGGTCGACGCTCTGGACGACCCGAACCGCGCGGGCAGCGCCCTGACGGGCGGTCTGCGTGGCGGAGCCGGCATCTCCGCGGGCACGTTCACGATCACGGATCGCGACGGCAACTCCGCCTCAATCGACGCGACCACGCCGTGGCTCGACGACATCCTCGAAGACATCAATGAGAGCGGCATCGGCGTCAACGCCCGACTCAACGACGCCGGCACCGGCATCGTCCTGGAAGACACGACAGGCGGCACCGGAACGCTCACGATCGCCGACACGTCTGGCACCGCCGCCGCCGATTTGAACATCGCCGGCTCGTACGTCGTCGCGGACGGCAATGTCGTCGACAGCGGCAACCTGCAGCAGGCCTTCGTCGACGAGACCGCCCTCCTGGCGACCTACGACCTCGGCGACGACATCGGCACCGGCACCATCCAGTTCACCGACTCGGCCGGCGCGACCGCGGACCTTGACCTCTCCGTCGGCATCTTCGAAGACCTGGGCGACGTCATCGACGCCGTCAACGGCCTGGGCATCGGCATCTCGGCTCGGCTCAACGACAACGGTGACGGCCTGCTCATCGAAGACACCGCCGGCGGCACCGGACCGCTGGTCATCGAGGACAGCGAAGGCACGTCGGCCGAGGCACTGCGGATCGCGGGCAGCTTCGACGCAGGTCAGGCGGACGGCTCCTTCGAAGTCAAGATCGAAGTCGAGGCTGGCGACACGCTCGAAGACGTTCGCGACAAAATCAACCAGCTCGGCTACGGCGTGCGGGCCGAACTCGTCAGCGACGGCGACCCCGACAACCCGTGGCGGCTCTCTCTGACCGCACGCGACAGCGGCACGGCCGGCGCGTTCAGCTTCGACGGCGGCGACACCGGACTGAGTGCGCGTTCGATCGTCGAAGCCAGCGACGCCGTCGTCTTCGTCGGCGGCGGTGACGGCCAGCCACCTCTGACGGTCACTTCGACCTCAAACACGATCGAAAACGTCCTGCCGGGCGTCACGCTCGACCTTCGTTCCACCACGGCCGGCGAGAGCGTCGAGATCAGCGTCGTTTCCGATCAGGACGGGCTCCTCGAAGACGTCAATGGCATGATCACCGCGTTCAACGCGCTTCGCGACGAGATCGACGAGAACTCCGGCTACAACGAGGAGACTGACCAACGCGGCCGCCTCCTCGGCGAGCCGAGCGTCAGCAGGGCCGAAGCGGTCGTCTATGGCCTGGTCAGTCGCGTCTACAACCCGGGCGAGGCGCAGTACCGCATCCTCGCCGACGTCGGCATTCGGCTCGGCGAAGGGGCGAAGCTCGAGCTGGACGAAGAGAAGTTCCGAGCGGCTTTGGCAGACGATCCCGACGCGGTCGCGAGCCTGTTCACAGCCACCGATGAGGACGGCGTCGGCACGGGCTTCGGCCACCAGCT